The nucleotide window AAGAATGACATCTTTAGGCTTGTCTTCAGTAGCTtgaactttttaatgtttttttctgcttgaaaccTTAGCTTTTCAGTGTCAAGTTGGAGCCCTGCAGTGTCAGAGAGAAGAGGTAGACTCTGTGAAATGGATGTTTCAAACCAATATATGAAGTCAACACTCATTTTCTTGACTTGGCAATTGAGATGGTTCTTTCTAGCCAGCACATTCCTGCTTTGGGGGGAGACTTTGCTATAGTGAACTTAAATAATCTCACCCCATGTaattttaatatcaaattttAAATTGCATAATTCATAAAAGGAAGGTGAAGTTACAGTCTGGCTAGTGCCACGACTCCTGTCACACTGTTGCGGACTACAGATGTTCTACTTTTGCTAGAGTCTTAATCCCTTCTACTGCTATTCCTACAGATGTCCCAGTTGAGAAAGTTGGGGACTTTCCAGTAAAAGCAGTAGTTGGATTAGTTTGGTGATCATGCCCAGCCTTGGCAGACGCTTGGGCCAGGTTGGGCAGTTAACAGAAAGGGGAAGCAGCCTTAGGAGGATGCATACAGTCTGCAGCGGTGAGCCCTCTCCTGTTCAGGGGAGACTAGGAATGGAAAAGAGACTCAAAGCTTCTGTTTCAGGAGAAGAGGTGAGTTTCCAGTTCTTCTGCAGAGTGAGGTTAGCTGGTCATGAAGGTTAGAGTCTGCACAAGATTGAAGTATGTGTGGGACATGACTTTCTCATTGACCTCTGACAGCGACTTGCTCTAAGATGTTTTAAGTGGGCAGTGCTAACTAGGCTGTTAATTACACCCATCCCAATTCTAtattatttccttcctcttttcacTTGAGTTCAGCCTTCCAGTGCACAAGCAGGGTGATTACTGGCCGAAGGAGGGTATAGCTCAGTAACGtggaataatttgttttcatgggCTGTGTATGGCACAGGGAATGAGACCCTAACGTTGTAATCCAGACCCTGGCACTGACTTGCTGTACTTCATGTATCTGTTTTTTCCTTGCTGTAATTGTCAGCAGTCACCTGCCTTCCAGTGAAGTCCACAGGTGGCCAGTAAGAGGCTTGGCAGCAGAAGGAGATAGCAGTGGCACTCTTACTCCATTTGCACAATGTGGGGTGTAGAATTTTGTCTTCTGCAACTGAGCACTGGTTTTTAAGTGCTCTTTCATACCAACACGAACATAGCAGCATGTACAACATCCTGGACCTTTCCTGTGGGGGAGTGTTGTCTCTTGCAGCAACTGTCTAATACTGGCAGGCGTGTCCGGGCTCCTCGTGGCAGCAGGAGCCTGGCAGCAACTTGCAGAGCTTCGCTGCTTCCATTTTTATGGTTCAGTTAAGATGAACCCCAAGGCTCATTTCTCTGAAAACTGTGGACCAGTTTCTGCGCAAGGCCATCTCTGCCAGTAACAAAGCCAAGTAACCCAATCTATTGGAAATGTATTTGGAGATTGATGCCAGATTCCCAAACTGCAGAGCATCAGCTTGCAATTCAAGTGGTGCTGACATTTGCGGGAAGGCTTTCTGTACTAAGCCATCAGATGTTAGCTAGTGTATGTAATTAACTTGGTATAATTTTGCTTCAGAATGAAATATTCATTCAAAAGAGACTTAAAAAACATCCTGATGTTTTTAATGTCTGAGTAGCAAGTGATGCTGTGTAGAGCAAGGCATACATTTATTGTTGGAGAGACTGGTTTCATGGCAACTCCTGTTTGTTACTATGGTACACAGAAAGTCCCAAAGGCTTTTACTGTCCATCACTTCTTGGGTCTTGTGAGTAATCTGGATACAAAACCCACTGATGTATGTTAACAGTGGAGACGGAAAACAGTATGAAAATAATGTAGCCTGAAGTGCTTTGGTTGTCTAATTATCTCAAAGGGCAAATGTAAAACTTAATTTTGCATAGTAGTTTTTCTAAAGTTTGGTAGTAAAGCTTGTGaccagagcaggaggagagggaacagaaatgGAAGGGGTAAAACAAAGATTTCTTTTGCCCCAGAGGCAGTTCAGGAGTTAGAGAAGTgataaacaacaaaacaaaccagaagccCATAGCTTGCAGCAGATGGAATACCAAAGACTCTGCCCGGAATCAGTAAGACGAGTTGAGGATTTGCTGAGAAGAAACAGTTATGAAAATTTAGAAACGAAGTAGGGTATTGTGTGTAGTTGCTTCATCCAATTCCTATTTACCTCCCCATTATGGAGTTCACTGACCACTTCTGGTCTCTCTAAATGTGCTACGTATTTCGATTCTCATGCTGCAGCTTGCAGAAGGAATGGGTTCTTTCTCAGACTTGAACTTCATTGTTTCCTCTTTTGAAAATCATTCCAGGCACCAAAATTGCCCTTTTGTGCTttatcaaaactgaaatgaagtgtTTGCTTCAGAGTGCAGGTTGAATTTGCAAAGTTTATGATCAGAAGAAACAACTACTTGAAAGATGTGTGTGCATGGGATGCAGAATCAGTGAATCCAGCTGAACACTGAGATCCtgtcatgccttttttttttttttttttaagattataacCAGGAAGGACCATGCAAAGACAGAAATACTGACACATTGATTTGCTATTAGTTTCCCAGTACCACATGGTTGCTCTATTCACTTCTGTAAATTCAAATTAGTAGAGTTATTCCACATTTTACCCTAATTGATGCAATATCTCACCAACCTAATTAGCTGGATGAGAATcagagcaggcaggctgctgctgTTACGAGAAGGGGGGAACACTCTGTTGTAGGTGCACATAACCTGtagctgatttttgttttgtacatgagcattttagtttggttttgcttctgtgGTGAGGCTGACAAATAAGGTTGAGGGCTAACTCCCAACAGAAAGCATCACACATTCagtgaaaacatctttttttttttttaaaaagtagtcaTAAGACAACCTGTAACATTGACCAGAGATGACAGAAACATCAAGAGGAAATCATGTCTGTGATGAACTGAGTGAGATTTGCAGCTTTGCTTGTTGACACATGCTCCTCACCTACAGCGGCAAGCTAAAATCACCTTTATATTTTGATataaagaagagagagagagaagaggccGTTGCATTAACCCACTACTTTCTACAATACGTTTTATTCTGAGGATATCAGAGTGATGGAAAAGCATCAGTTCATAGTTTACTTCAACTCAGTATTTGACATCAGTAATTGTTACCCTCCATATCTGTGTTGAGATACCATCTGGCCTGTATCCAGATATTGTGCTGTTGCAGAAATAGAGGTTGTGGCTAAGAGGATGTAGCCAAACAGTTGGCATCCTCCCTCCCCCCACAGGCAGTGAATTACACAGCTGTAGGCAGCTTAGAGGCAAAAAAAACTTAGGGTATGGAAATATTAAGGACCTGCTAATTCTCCTTATTTCAGAGAGGCTTTCATGTCATGCAGTGGCTTTGTTAATCTCACTTTATAGatacttctgcttttaaaaattggtCTAGTAGACTTCAGAGCACCCACCTTATTAATGACTGCTTGTCTACACCAGTGATTTGTAAGCAGGCTGGTTATCACTTGGGatctttttcatataaaaatgacAGCTGTAGTAAGAGTGACAGCACTGAGTCATGTTATGATTTAGACTTTGTTCTATGGCAGCAGGGCCAGAAGGATAAGTTAAGCAGCTCTTTCCCCACATTTCTTCCTGTTAGAATACCCTTTATTCCAGTACCTGGTGTGGATGATAAATGCCTAATGCTTTTCCTTACGGCAGGGTGTGTGCTTGCCCGCCCTTGTTCTGCAGGTTTGTGGGGAGCTGCAGACCTTTAGCTGGGAGCCTGCTGCTGTTACAAGCAGGGGCAGCTGGTACTCTGACGCAAGACTAAttcatattattttcattaagtCTTTAGCTGTGTTATCTTCTTTGCCTTGGAGGATAAAATGTATGGTGCTGGGCTTTGTTTCTGGCTTAACAGAGTGCAAGTTCGGTGCTCTTGGACAAATAAACACACCGTGATGAACTGCTGTAGTTTTTATGGGGAAAGTGTTACTGATGAGCTGAGCAAGCGCACCGCGATTCCGTTTCCTTAAAAGAAACTTCATAGATATTGGTGCCAGTTAGATAAAAGATTTACCAAGTGGAGCTGCAAATAGTTTTAATAACTGGAATATGTGTCGCTCTTGCTCAGAAgagttgcttttttccttctcttgcagtTTCTTGCACAGCCAGCCACTTGAAAGAGAAGGAATTCTTCAACCCCTTGTTTCAGAAGACCTTGGACTATTTTCTGCTgttcagctcctttcctcccccaTTTCTGTGAACAAGATCCTGAGAGGAGGATGAGGCAGCTAAGAGGAAAACCCAAAAAAGAGACCTCCAaagataaaaaggagagaaaacaggcAATGCAAGAGGCCCGGCAACAAATCACCACCGTCGTGCTTCCCACGCTGGCTGTTGTAGTACTGCTGATTGTTGTATTTGTTTACGTAGCGACTCGTCCAAATACAACTGAATGATGCAGCTTTTCAGACTTTATAGCTTTGAGGTATTAATAATTTTATCAAAAGCCGAAAGGAACTCTCTGCCACCCTTTTACTACTCTACAAAGGAACTTGCTggtattttcagtctttctctttGTTAGGGTCCTGCAGATTCTATTTAGGAATGTAACATAAAACGTATTAGTGAATGTGCCAGTACGTTTTATGGTCCAGTTCATGTGCctttcagacttttaaaatggTGTTTTTCTTAAATCTGTTTGAAGCTCTATATTGTAAAAGGAAATCGTGTTCTGCTATAAATTTGTAAAAAATCAGCTTCCAGCTTTTATCACTGTTACGGATAACGTTGCTCCCATGAGCTCTTGTCTATTTCAGAACTTCCAAAGAAGTACATTTCTTCTTTGTACTTAATGTCATATGAAGTGCTTTGATTCAGAaaggatatatttattttttgcataaaaGAGAGAAGTCTTACTTGgaatcttcaaattattttgcaaaaaatgTGACTTATTGTGAAAGCCTACACTGtataataattttttcattaaacacTATATAGTTCactcaaagaatttttttttttttgctatgagaTGCCAACATGCAAAGTGAATACTTCAGGATCTGCCAGAAGGAATCTTCCAGAACTTGGAAAGGAAGATTTTACCAGTTTATGGTGAAGTAACTAATAACAAACTACATAAACACAGATAGTTGTTTATCtgaatgttaaatatttaaatctgtatAAGTGGCAATAAAAAGGTGATTTTGAATACAgcccttgatatttttttttaaggaaataaaagtaaCATTAGTGTAACTTAGGTCTCTGATCTACTTGCTGAAGTGAGATGCTGTCCTGTGACAAGCCCCTCTTCCCCGCACTTAAAGGAAGCTGTGAGCACAACTCAGAGGCAGTTTTATTCTAGGAAATGAAGCTATAAATTCGGATCAAAATGCTTCAGTAATCCTGTGTTCTTTTACAGCCATTTCTCATCCAAATATTTTAAGGTACTCAGTAAGCATTAACCTTCAGAAGACTTTAGGGAGGGAATTGGAGAACTTTTGACTGCTGCTTAAATACAGACCAAGCAGGGAAGAATGTGATGCTGCAGTGCACTGAAGCGTAGCAGGACATATTTCTGTGCCAGAAGTCAAAGACCCCTCCAGTCTTTAATTCATGTGCTGTCTTTTGACACAGGGATAGTCCCAATGAAGTCACAGGatcagagtggtttgggttggaagggactttatagatcatccagttccaacccccctgccataggcagggacaccttccactagaccaggttgctctaagccccgtccagcctggccttgaacacttccagggagggggcagccacagcttccctgggcaacctgttcaccaccctcacagtgaagaatttcttccttatagctaatctaaatctacccttttttagtttaaagccattagcccttgtcctatccctacatgcctttgtaaaaagtctctctcagGCTTTCACTGTGTATTTCAATTCCCTGAGATGTGCAATTTTACTGAGTGCTAATTGAGAGGAAAATAGTGTTATGCATTCTGAATTGTTCCTTATGCAGAAGCTAGAATTGATCTCACAGTttgactcttaaaaaaaaaaaatttttttctctagtaAGCAGTGAAGTTGGATTCTGACATTTTCTACCAAATTCCCTTTTACTGGTATTGGATGTGAGAATGTGCATTTGGAAAAATGTTATGAAGCCTTTGTAGACAGAAACTGTCAAAAATCACTGGGAAGTAATTGGGAAGTAAATTACTGGCAGTTGCCCAAATGTCAACTCCTGTGAACTTCTCAGCTGAAGGTGTGTCTCtgtttttttaactgtatgtATTACTCCAACTGTCAGTTGCcttcaaaaatgttttagaaatggGGTTTCAAACCTTCTCCCAGAATACAGTAGCTTGTGGGCAAAATGGAATGATTTATTGCAAGCATTTTACCAGAAAACCCATGCTGAGATACTTCTGCAGTGTCTTATGATATGGTTTCCAAGAGTGCTCGTTATCAGGTGAAGTAATTAAAAATCTGCCATTGCCTTCTGATAAATCAAGTGacagaagcaattttttaaaaccaatttcTCAAAGCATAGATCAAATCTGAATCAAATACTTAAAGATCAAGGCTTGAATGGAGTTTTATAAATGTCTTCgaattactaaaaaaataaaggaatctTGTCAAGTATTCTTGCAATGGGTAAGTGCCCACGTGTGTTACATGTGGCACCAGCTCCCTAAAACCAAGTGAGAGAAGCCAACGACACTGCCTGTGGTCTGAAGGAAGAACTATACGTATTTTCAGAGCTCAGACAAATTGTCTCTCGGTCTTCTGTTTCAATCCATCTACAAGAAAATGCTTGTTCATTCACATCCTGATGTTCagtaaacagcattttaaaatacatacagcAGAGAAAACGCACCGTTCTTTCTTCAGACTAGTTATGTTTGGCGCCTGGATGTTCAGGTTTGAATGCTCCCGTAGCTCTGTGATGTAGATGTGAACTAGAGCCTGCGCTTTGAGCCTCTGCATCACAGAGACGTTTCTTACCAGGGGAGGTAGTTTCAGTTCACGTGCCATACACCAGCAAAGCAAAGTCCTGCCATCCATGTCCCAGCCGATCAGCATCACTATGGATGGAGCTGTTAGCTGATGCTGCCTTCTGTGCACCACCTTTAATCTGGTTGAAAATACAGTGCTTACATGGGATACTGAGGACCAGGACTTCTGTAGGATTTCTTGCTCTATCTGGGATTGTACAAGGGTTCACGCCCAGTAAAGTAAATCCTACATCTGTCACAGGAAATCAGTGGCAGGA belongs to Strix uralensis isolate ZFMK-TIS-50842 chromosome 2, bStrUra1, whole genome shotgun sequence and includes:
- the SMCO4 gene encoding single-pass membrane and coiled-coil domain-containing protein 4, whose translation is MRQLRGKPKKETSKDKKERKQAMQEARQQITTVVLPTLAVVVLLIVVFVYVATRPNTTE